One stretch of Nocardioides perillae DNA includes these proteins:
- a CDS encoding PLP-dependent cysteine synthase family protein, whose protein sequence is MRFDDLLSSVGHTPLVGLPRLSPSPDVRLWAKLEDRNPTGSIKDRPALRMVEQAEKEGLLRPGCTILEPTSGNTGISIAMAAKLKGYRCVFVMPENTSEERRQLLRMWGAEIYSSPAAGGSNEAVRVAKQMAEEHPDWVMLYQYGNAANALAHEEGTGPEILEDLPSVTHFVAGLGTTGTLMGVSRFFRRAKPDVRIVAAEPRYGELVYGLRNLDEGFVPELYDADLIDTRFSVGPRDAVRRVRELLEMEGIFAGISTGAILHAALGQAAKAVKAGERADIAFIVCDGGWKYLSTGAYEGTIDEAEDRLEGQLWA, encoded by the coding sequence ATGCGCTTCGACGACCTGCTGTCCTCGGTCGGGCACACCCCGCTCGTCGGGCTGCCCCGCCTCTCGCCGAGCCCCGACGTGCGGTTGTGGGCCAAGCTCGAGGACCGCAACCCCACCGGGTCGATCAAGGACCGCCCGGCGCTGCGCATGGTCGAGCAGGCCGAGAAGGAGGGCTTGCTGCGGCCCGGCTGCACGATCCTCGAGCCCACCTCGGGCAACACCGGCATCTCGATCGCGATGGCCGCCAAGCTCAAGGGCTACCGCTGCGTCTTCGTGATGCCGGAGAACACCTCGGAGGAGCGGCGCCAGCTGCTGCGGATGTGGGGCGCCGAGATCTACTCCTCGCCGGCCGCCGGCGGCTCCAACGAGGCGGTGCGGGTCGCCAAGCAGATGGCCGAGGAGCACCCCGACTGGGTGATGCTCTACCAGTACGGCAACGCCGCGAACGCGCTCGCCCACGAGGAGGGCACCGGCCCGGAGATCCTCGAGGACCTGCCGAGCGTCACCCACTTCGTCGCCGGGCTCGGCACCACCGGCACGCTCATGGGCGTGTCGCGGTTCTTCCGCCGGGCCAAGCCCGACGTGCGCATCGTGGCCGCGGAGCCGCGCTACGGCGAGCTCGTCTACGGCCTGCGCAACCTCGACGAGGGCTTCGTGCCCGAGCTCTACGACGCCGACCTCATCGACACCCGCTTCTCGGTCGGCCCGCGCGACGCGGTCCGCCGGGTGCGCGAGCTGCTCGAGATGGAGGGCATCTTCGCCGGCATCTCCACCGGCGCGATCCTCCACGCCGCGCTCGGGCAGGCCGCCAAGGCGGTCAAGGCCGGCGAGCGTGCCGACATCGCCTTCATCGTGTGCGACGGCGGCTGGAAGTACCTCTCCACCGGCGCCTACGAGGGCACGATCGACGAGGCCGAGGACCGCCTCGAGGGGCAGCTCTGGGCCTGA
- a CDS encoding NYN domain-containing protein, with amino-acid sequence MTARRTFVLVDGENIDATLGNALLGRRPQPDERPRWERVTAFAEARWGQPVTGLFFLNASHGQLPTSFVAALLAMDYRPVPLAGRADEKVVDVGIQRTLEALVARPDADVLLCSHDGDFAPYLPPLLEGDHGSERRVGVLALREYASSQLTLPDVELFDLEDDVAAFNVPLPRVRIIPLETFDPEFFLR; translated from the coding sequence GTGACCGCCAGGCGCACCTTCGTCCTCGTCGACGGCGAGAACATCGACGCGACGCTGGGCAACGCGCTGCTCGGTCGCCGTCCCCAGCCCGACGAGCGGCCGCGCTGGGAGCGCGTCACCGCCTTCGCCGAGGCGCGGTGGGGCCAGCCCGTCACCGGCCTGTTCTTCCTCAACGCCTCCCACGGCCAGCTGCCGACCAGCTTCGTGGCGGCGCTGCTGGCGATGGACTACCGCCCGGTGCCGCTCGCCGGGCGCGCGGACGAGAAGGTCGTCGACGTCGGCATCCAGCGCACGCTGGAGGCGCTGGTCGCCCGGCCCGACGCCGACGTGCTGCTGTGCTCGCACGACGGCGACTTCGCGCCGTACCTCCCGCCGCTGCTCGAGGGCGATCACGGGTCGGAGCGCCGCGTGGGCGTGCTGGCGCTGCGCGAGTACGCCTCGTCGCAGCTGACCCTCCCCGACGTCGAGCTCTTCGACCTCGAGGACGACGTCGCGGCCTTCAACGTGCCCCTGCCGCGGGTGCGGATCATCCCGCTCGAGACCTTCGACCCCGAGTTCTTCCTGCGCTGA
- a CDS encoding MoaD family protein, which translates to MAIEVRIPTILRTYTGGEKSVEAQGGTLAALIDDLESHHPGIKDRLIEGEGDLRRFVNVYVNDEDVRFIGGLEATLSDGDQVVVLPAVAGG; encoded by the coding sequence ATGGCCATCGAGGTCCGCATCCCCACCATCCTGCGCACCTACACCGGGGGCGAGAAGTCCGTCGAGGCCCAGGGCGGCACGCTCGCCGCACTGATCGACGACCTCGAGTCCCACCACCCCGGCATCAAGGACCGGCTGATCGAGGGGGAGGGCGACCTGCGCCGCTTCGTCAACGTTTACGTCAACGACGAGGACGTCCGCTTCATCGGCGGGCTCGAGGCCACGCTCTCCGACGGCGACCAGGTCGTCGTGCTCCCCGCCGTCGCGGGCGGCTGA
- a CDS encoding Mov34/MPN/PAD-1 family protein, whose amino-acid sequence MLTIDQATYDAIVAHAKRDHPDEACGVVAGPEGSDRPERFVPMVNAAGSPTFYEFDSTELLRLYQEMDSRGEEPVVVYHSHTATEAYPSRTDIGLAMEPGAHYVLVSTREHGNNDGPVEFRSYRIVDGEVTEEEVSVVAHLPAGHPGD is encoded by the coding sequence GTGCTGACGATCGACCAGGCGACGTACGACGCCATCGTGGCGCACGCGAAGCGGGACCACCCCGACGAGGCGTGCGGCGTGGTGGCAGGCCCCGAGGGCTCCGACCGCCCCGAGCGCTTCGTGCCCATGGTCAACGCGGCCGGCTCGCCGACGTTCTACGAGTTCGACTCCACCGAGCTGCTGCGGCTCTACCAGGAGATGGACTCCCGCGGCGAGGAGCCGGTGGTCGTCTACCACTCCCACACGGCCACCGAGGCCTACCCCAGCCGCACCGACATCGGCCTCGCGATGGAGCCCGGCGCGCACTACGTGCTCGTCAGCACACGCGAGCACGGGAACAACGACGGCCCGGTGGAGTTCAGGTCCTACAGAATCGTCGACGGCGAGGTGACCGAGGAAGAGGTCAGCGTCGTCGCGCACCTACCTGCCGGGCACCCCGGCGACTGA
- the gdhA gene encoding NADP-specific glutamate dehydrogenase, with protein MDQLDELLQPHLDTVLARNPGEQEFHQAVREVLESLGPVVRRHPDYLHQAVIERICEPERQLIFRVPWVDDQGRVQINRAFRVEFNSALGPYKGGLRFHPSVYLGIVKFLGFEQVFKNALTGMPIGGGKGGSDFDPKGRSDAEVMRFCQSLMTELYRHLGEHTDVPAGDIGVGGREIGYLFGQYKRITNRYESGVLTGKGLAYGGSQVRTEATGYGTVFFTEEMLATRGTSLSGRRVVVSGSGNVAIYAAQKAAALGAHVVACSDSSGYVIDEDGLDVDLLRQVKEVDRGRVSDYAAQRPRAEFVTGGRVWDVACEVALPCATQNELDDAAARRLVEQGVVAVAEGANMPCTPDAVRVFQEAGVLFAPGKAANAGGVATSALEMQQNASRDSWGFAETEEKLRRIMVGVHERCAHAADDYGLPGNYVAGANISSFLQVAESMLALGVV; from the coding sequence GTGGACCAACTCGACGAGCTCCTCCAGCCGCACCTCGACACCGTGCTCGCCCGCAACCCCGGCGAGCAGGAGTTCCACCAGGCCGTGCGGGAGGTGCTGGAGTCCCTCGGGCCGGTCGTGCGCCGCCACCCCGACTACCTGCACCAGGCCGTGATCGAGCGGATCTGCGAGCCCGAGCGGCAGCTGATCTTCCGGGTGCCGTGGGTCGACGACCAGGGCCGCGTGCAGATCAACCGCGCCTTCCGGGTCGAGTTCAACTCCGCGCTCGGCCCCTACAAGGGCGGCCTGCGCTTCCACCCCTCGGTCTACCTCGGCATCGTGAAGTTCCTCGGCTTCGAGCAGGTCTTCAAGAACGCGCTGACCGGCATGCCGATCGGCGGCGGCAAGGGCGGCTCGGACTTCGACCCCAAGGGCCGCAGCGACGCCGAGGTCATGCGCTTCTGCCAGTCGCTCATGACCGAGCTCTACCGCCACCTCGGCGAGCACACCGACGTGCCGGCCGGTGACATCGGCGTGGGCGGTCGCGAGATCGGCTACCTCTTCGGCCAGTACAAGCGCATCACGAACCGCTACGAGTCCGGTGTGCTCACCGGCAAGGGGCTGGCGTACGGCGGCTCGCAGGTGCGCACCGAGGCGACCGGCTACGGCACGGTCTTCTTCACCGAGGAGATGCTGGCGACGCGCGGCACGTCGCTGTCGGGGCGACGCGTGGTCGTCTCGGGCTCGGGCAACGTGGCGATCTACGCCGCGCAGAAGGCCGCCGCCCTCGGGGCCCACGTCGTCGCGTGCTCGGACTCCTCCGGCTACGTCATCGACGAGGACGGCCTCGACGTCGACCTGCTGCGCCAGGTGAAGGAGGTCGACCGCGGCCGGGTCTCCGACTACGCCGCGCAGCGACCGCGCGCGGAGTTCGTCACCGGTGGCCGCGTCTGGGACGTCGCCTGCGAGGTGGCGCTGCCGTGCGCGACGCAGAACGAGCTCGACGACGCCGCCGCGCGCCGGCTCGTCGAGCAGGGCGTGGTCGCGGTCGCCGAGGGCGCCAACATGCCCTGCACCCCCGACGCCGTGCGGGTCTTCCAGGAGGCCGGCGTGCTCTTCGCCCCCGGCAAGGCGGCCAACGCCGGCGGCGTGGCGACCAGCGCGCTGGAGATGCAGCAGAACGCCTCGCGCGACTCGTGGGGCTTCGCGGAGACCGAGGAGAAGCTGCGCCGCATCATGGTGGGCGTGCACGAGCGGTGCGCCCACGCCGCGGACGACTACGGCCTGCCCGGCAACTACGTCGCCGGCGCCAACATCTCGAGCTTCCTGCAGGTCGCCGAGTCGATGCTCGCGCTCGGGGTCGTCTAG
- a CDS encoding DUF2017 family protein, translated as MPGFARHRRSGRVIASFTGFEADLLRSLASQLVELLRNERAQPDDGRDPLEAMLDFSGPTTEPEDPVLARLFPTAYREDPEAAAEFRRFTEGTLRDGKAAAAAAVIDGLEEAGLPALLTEDGLVIDVELDEAEAKTWMRSFTDLRLALATRLGVEEDDEERWLAMPEDDPRSQAHDIYEWVGYLLETLVDALSR; from the coding sequence GTGCCCGGGTTCGCACGCCACCGCCGCAGCGGCCGGGTCATCGCCAGCTTCACCGGCTTCGAGGCCGACCTGCTGCGCTCGCTGGCCTCCCAGCTCGTCGAGCTGCTGCGCAACGAGCGCGCCCAGCCCGACGACGGCCGCGACCCGCTCGAGGCGATGCTCGACTTCTCGGGGCCGACCACCGAGCCGGAGGACCCCGTCCTCGCACGGCTCTTCCCGACCGCCTACCGCGAGGACCCCGAGGCCGCCGCGGAGTTCCGCCGCTTCACCGAGGGCACGCTGCGTGACGGCAAGGCCGCCGCGGCCGCCGCCGTCATCGACGGGCTCGAGGAGGCCGGTCTGCCGGCCCTGCTGACCGAGGACGGGCTGGTCATCGACGTGGAGCTCGACGAGGCCGAGGCCAAGACCTGGATGCGCTCCTTCACCGACCTGCGCCTCGCCCTCGCGACCCGGCTCGGGGTCGAGGAGGACGACGAGGAGCGCTGGCTGGCGATGCCGGAGGACGACCCCCGCTCGCAGGCTCACGACATCTACGAGTGGGTCGGCTACCTCCTGGAGACCCTCGTCGACGCGCTGAGCCGCTAG
- the clpS gene encoding ATP-dependent Clp protease adapter ClpS, with amino-acid sequence MSAASPTEVVPDLGSEELADTVVAPATPWVTIVWNDPVNLMSYVTYVFQEYFGYDRKKAERLMREVHDDGRSAVSTGSREEMERDVQAMHEYGLWATMEKAE; translated from the coding sequence GTGTCCGCCGCCAGCCCGACCGAGGTCGTCCCCGACCTGGGGTCCGAGGAGCTCGCCGACACGGTGGTCGCGCCGGCGACGCCCTGGGTCACGATCGTGTGGAACGACCCCGTCAACCTGATGTCCTACGTCACCTACGTCTTCCAGGAGTACTTCGGCTACGACCGCAAGAAGGCTGAGCGGCTCATGCGCGAGGTGCACGACGACGGTCGCTCCGCAGTGAGCACGGGCAGCCGCGAGGAGATGGAGCGCGACGTGCAGGCGATGCACGAGTACGGCCTGTGGGCCACCATGGAGAAGGCCGAGTAG
- a CDS encoding nicotinate phosphoribosyltransferase, which translates to MTPSNGPLASAAATPAAAPTSSALLTDHYELTMLQAALAAGTGTRRAVFELFGRRLPEGRRYGVVAGVGRALDLLERFRFDDATLAVLEEGRVVDGPTLEWLAGYRFTGDVWGYAEGEVYTAYSPLVVVEGTFAEAVLLETLLLSVYNHDSAIASAASRMTMAAGDRPCIEMGSRRTHEEAAVAAARAAYVAGFASTSNLAARARHGVPTTGTSAHSFTLLHDQERDAFRAQVDALGVGTTLLVDTYDVEEAVRTGLEVAGTELGAVRLDSGDLRAVAVRVRELLDSLGATATKIVVTSDLDEHAIAAMAACPVDVFGVGTSLVTGSGHPTSGFVYKLVAREGADGTLQPVEKRSPLKGSHGGRKDAFRRHDAAGTAVAEVVTTRPLGGQHGSGEEPPAPPEPGDRRLLVPLVRDGEAVGREPLDAARERHLASRAALPAAAQQLSKGDPVLVTLSA; encoded by the coding sequence GTGACCCCGTCGAACGGCCCCCTGGCGTCCGCTGCGGCGACCCCCGCGGCCGCGCCCACCAGCTCGGCCCTGCTCACCGACCACTACGAGCTGACGATGCTGCAGGCCGCGCTGGCCGCCGGCACCGGCACACGCCGGGCGGTCTTCGAGCTCTTCGGCCGCCGCCTGCCCGAGGGCCGCCGCTACGGCGTGGTGGCCGGCGTGGGCCGGGCCCTCGACCTGCTCGAGCGCTTCCGCTTCGACGACGCCACCCTCGCGGTGCTGGAGGAGGGCCGGGTCGTCGACGGGCCGACGCTCGAGTGGCTGGCGGGCTACCGCTTCACCGGCGACGTCTGGGGCTACGCCGAGGGCGAGGTCTACACGGCGTACTCCCCCCTCGTCGTGGTCGAGGGCACCTTCGCCGAGGCGGTGCTGCTCGAGACGCTGCTGCTGTCGGTCTACAACCACGACTCGGCCATCGCGTCGGCGGCCTCGCGCATGACCATGGCCGCGGGTGACCGGCCGTGCATCGAGATGGGCTCGCGGCGCACCCACGAGGAGGCGGCCGTGGCGGCTGCGCGCGCCGCGTACGTCGCGGGGTTCGCCTCGACGAGCAACCTCGCGGCCCGCGCGCGCCACGGGGTGCCGACGACGGGCACGTCCGCGCACTCCTTCACGCTGCTGCACGACCAGGAGCGCGACGCCTTCCGCGCGCAGGTCGACGCCCTCGGGGTCGGCACCACGCTGCTGGTCGACACCTACGACGTCGAGGAGGCCGTGCGCACCGGGCTCGAGGTCGCGGGCACCGAGCTGGGCGCGGTGCGGTTGGACTCGGGTGACCTGCGCGCCGTCGCCGTGCGCGTGCGCGAGCTCCTCGACTCGCTCGGCGCGACCGCGACGAAGATCGTCGTCACGAGCGACCTCGACGAGCACGCGATCGCGGCGATGGCCGCCTGCCCCGTCGACGTCTTCGGCGTCGGCACGTCGCTGGTCACCGGGTCTGGCCACCCCACGTCGGGCTTCGTCTACAAGCTGGTCGCGCGCGAGGGCGCGGACGGCACCCTGCAGCCGGTCGAGAAGCGCAGCCCGCTCAAGGGCTCCCACGGCGGCCGCAAGGACGCCTTCCGCCGCCACGACGCCGCCGGCACCGCCGTCGCCGAGGTGGTCACGACCCGGCCCCTGGGTGGACAGCATGGCAGTGGCGAGGAGCCCCCGGCGCCGCCGGAGCCCGGTGACCGCCGGCTCCTCGTGCCGCTCGTCCGCGACGGGGAGGCCGTGGGTCGCGAGCCCCTCGACGCCGCCCGCGAGCGCCACCTCGCCTCCCGCGCCGCCCTCCCGGCGGCAGCCCAGCAGCTCTCCAAGGGCGACCCGGTGCTGGTGACCCTCTCCGCCTGA
- a CDS encoding HNH endonuclease signature motif containing protein: MTTSPAPELDTAVAVLDATVAAVMDQRAADARLMYAACVWADLHPADALDAATVAGTYGDTALKAAGAYAPGVTEFAVAEFATRLGRSTTSGAAYLGQSLVCRHLLPRLWDAVQAHRVDGWRARLVARMVLGRDLTPEAAGWVDRHVTPVAQTIGATTLERLVAEALARFMPDEAELAQAEARERRRFEVHLDDRPVDDLTGTVDASGCFDLPDGITIHDAVVEEKQRLRALGATAESGPLSAQALLNLVVRGSDGASAQGTLDLLTGVDGAAAGGRAAAPEPSTGGRAASPDERVETPETPAGQSSPRQRRRYLLHLHLSDAVLRTSMFPGRLAAGDGAVGRVEETRAPVSATAIRDWLTTAGIDGVAPHVTVLPVLDLAEAVHTEAYEVPRRLQTQTALIHLACVFPWCGRAARRCDHDHTVPYDPTDPDAGGPTCTCNIAPLCRPHHRLKTHGHAATRWTLTPAGAGAWLWKSPHGAHYLRDHTGTRPLDGPLDGPLAHDTAPPDGGPAPPDPGPAYDTGPPCDGDQPHRDDTGPPAPAD; this comes from the coding sequence ATGACCACCAGCCCCGCACCCGAGCTCGACACCGCGGTCGCGGTGCTCGACGCCACGGTTGCTGCGGTCATGGACCAGCGCGCCGCGGACGCCCGGCTGATGTACGCCGCGTGTGTTTGGGCTGACCTGCACCCCGCCGACGCGTTGGATGCGGCGACGGTGGCCGGCACCTACGGCGACACCGCACTCAAGGCCGCTGGGGCGTATGCGCCGGGGGTGACGGAGTTCGCGGTGGCGGAGTTCGCCACCCGGCTGGGGCGTTCCACCACCTCCGGTGCCGCCTACCTCGGCCAATCCCTGGTGTGCCGCCACCTGCTGCCCCGGTTGTGGGATGCGGTGCAGGCGCACCGGGTGGACGGGTGGCGTGCCCGCCTGGTCGCGCGGATGGTGCTCGGCAGAGACCTCACCCCGGAGGCAGCGGGGTGGGTGGACCGCCACGTGACACCGGTGGCGCAGACCATCGGCGCCACCACCCTGGAGCGCCTCGTCGCCGAAGCACTCGCGCGGTTCATGCCCGACGAGGCCGAGCTCGCCCAGGCCGAGGCGCGCGAGCGACGCCGGTTCGAGGTGCACCTGGACGATCGTCCCGTGGATGACCTGACCGGGACGGTGGACGCGAGTGGTTGTTTCGACCTGCCCGACGGGATCACCATCCACGACGCCGTGGTCGAGGAGAAGCAGCGGCTGCGTGCCCTGGGCGCCACGGCTGAGTCGGGGCCGTTGTCGGCGCAGGCCCTGCTCAACCTGGTGGTGCGGGGTTCCGACGGGGCGTCCGCGCAGGGCACCCTCGACCTCCTCACCGGCGTCGATGGTGCAGCAGCTGGTGGTCGAGCAGCGGCCCCCGAGCCGAGCACCGGTGGTCGAGCAGCAAGCCCCGACGAGCGCGTCGAGACCCCGGAGACTCCTGCGGGTCAGTCGTCGCCGCGGCAGCGACGGCGGTATCTGCTGCACCTGCACCTGTCCGACGCGGTCCTGCGCACCTCGATGTTCCCCGGACGGCTGGCTGCCGGCGACGGCGCGGTCGGACGGGTGGAGGAGACCCGAGCGCCGGTGTCGGCCACCGCGATCCGCGACTGGCTCACCACCGCCGGCATTGACGGGGTCGCACCCCACGTGACGGTGCTGCCGGTGCTCGACCTCGCCGAGGCGGTGCACACCGAGGCCTACGAGGTCCCACGCCGACTGCAGACCCAGACGGCCCTGATCCACCTGGCGTGCGTGTTCCCGTGGTGCGGCCGCGCCGCACGCAGGTGCGACCACGACCACACCGTCCCCTACGACCCCACCGACCCGGATGCGGGTGGGCCGACCTGTACCTGCAACATCGCACCGCTGTGCCGGCCGCATCACCGGTTGAAGACCCACGGCCACGCCGCCACCCGGTGGACCCTCACCCCCGCCGGCGCCGGCGCGTGGCTGTGGAAGTCACCGCACGGGGCGCACTACCTGCGCGACCACACCGGCACCCGACCACTCGACGGGCCCCTCGACGGGCCCCTCGCCCACGACACCGCACCGCCCGACGGTGGACCAGCGCCCCCGGACCCCGGCCCGGCCTACGACACCGGGCCGCCGTGCGACGGCGACCAGCCGCACCGCGACGACACCGGTCCACCCGCACCCGCGGACTGA
- a CDS encoding isochorismatase family protein yields the protein MTEQTQQGPRRALVVVDVQVDFCEGGSLPVTGGAAVAAGLGDALRAWRADPAGAGGWAHVVATKDHHVDPGDHWSDSPDFEHSWPVHCEVGTAGEAFHPALDAAALEAVEAVFTKGEHAAAYSGFEGHDPAGTPLASWLRERGVTAVDVVGIATDHCVRATALDAAAEGFATTVLLAHCAGVAPATTEAALAEMRDAGVRLA from the coding sequence ATGACGGAGCAGACGCAGCAGGGGCCGCGGCGGGCGCTGGTGGTGGTGGACGTGCAGGTCGACTTCTGCGAGGGGGGCTCGCTACCGGTGACGGGGGGCGCGGCCGTCGCGGCCGGGCTGGGCGACGCCCTCCGGGCCTGGCGGGCCGACCCCGCCGGCGCGGGCGGTTGGGCGCACGTGGTGGCGACCAAGGACCACCACGTCGACCCCGGCGACCACTGGTCGGACTCCCCCGACTTCGAGCACAGCTGGCCGGTGCACTGCGAGGTCGGCACGGCCGGCGAGGCCTTCCACCCGGCTCTCGACGCCGCGGCGCTCGAGGCGGTCGAGGCCGTCTTCACCAAGGGCGAGCACGCCGCGGCGTACTCCGGCTTCGAGGGCCACGACCCCGCCGGCACGCCGCTCGCCTCGTGGCTGCGCGAGCGCGGCGTCACCGCGGTCGACGTCGTCGGGATCGCCACCGACCACTGCGTGCGCGCCACCGCGCTGGACGCCGCGGCTGAGGGCTTCGCGACCACCGTGCTGCTCGCGCACTGCGCGGGGGTCGCCCCGGCGACCACCGAGGCGGCGCTGGCGGAGATGCGCGACGCGGGGGTGCGCCTTGCCTGA
- a CDS encoding enoyl-CoA hydratase-related protein, translating into MPDAQTPDGFPHGLPDGLRVERGDGVLRITFDRPAQLNALTAAMTDATAALLERASADDAVRVVLLTGSGEGPGSAFSTGADIGGADAHLHFDESALVRANRLVRSIVRCDKPVVAAVNGVAAGVGCSTALACDLVVAAGSSAFLLAFARIGLMPDGGASATVAAAVGRARAMRMALLAEPLSAREAYDAGLATHLVPDEELRESVDRLVGRLADGPPLAFTATKRAVNAATLGPVDAPPCGLDAALETERVGQTLLLRTADVAEGMRAFGEKRRPTFRGE; encoded by the coding sequence TTGCCTGACGCCCAGACCCCCGACGGCTTCCCCCACGGCCTCCCCGACGGGCTCCGCGTCGAGCGCGGTGACGGCGTCCTGCGCATCACCTTCGACCGTCCGGCGCAGCTCAACGCGCTGACGGCTGCGATGACGGACGCGACCGCCGCCCTCCTCGAGCGCGCGAGCGCCGACGACGCCGTGCGGGTCGTGCTGCTCACGGGCTCCGGCGAGGGGCCCGGCAGCGCCTTCAGCACCGGTGCCGACATCGGCGGCGCCGACGCCCACCTGCACTTCGACGAGTCCGCCCTCGTGCGCGCCAACCGGCTCGTGCGCAGCATCGTGCGCTGCGACAAGCCCGTGGTGGCCGCCGTCAACGGGGTGGCCGCCGGGGTCGGCTGCTCCACGGCGCTCGCCTGCGACCTGGTGGTCGCAGCCGGGTCGTCGGCGTTCCTGCTCGCCTTCGCCCGCATCGGGCTCATGCCCGACGGCGGGGCGTCGGCGACGGTGGCCGCCGCCGTCGGCCGTGCCCGCGCCATGCGGATGGCACTGCTCGCCGAGCCGCTGTCGGCCCGCGAGGCCTACGACGCCGGGCTCGCGACCCACCTCGTGCCCGACGAGGAGCTGCGCGAGTCCGTCGACCGGCTGGTCGGTCGCCTCGCCGACGGGCCACCGCTGGCCTTCACCGCTACCAAGCGCGCCGTCAACGCCGCGACCCTCGGTCCGGTCGACGCGCCCCCGTGCGGCCTCGACGCCGCGCTCGAGACCGAGCGGGTGGGCCAGACGCTGCTCCTGCGCACCGCCGACGTCGCGGAGGGCATGCGCGCCTTCGGCGAGAAGCGGCGCCCCACCTTCCGTGGGGAGTGA
- a CDS encoding helix-turn-helix domain-containing protein, giving the protein MVDDPAPDAPAAPTAVRRLRAAAHPLRLRMLSLLTGAELSAAEVARALGTTHANASYHLRVLLEAGEVVVAGEEVVRGGVAKRYRHPWRERAELEQAGPPADPAELRGYVRAMAEELVRRYDARAPHTSGTVTAETAETAETAETAETDRGTLTDAEVWVDPATWSRALDLLREAGALLHDGARPPGTPGTRHVALTLGAFAMAPPTDEDRG; this is encoded by the coding sequence TTGGTCGACGACCCGGCGCCCGACGCGCCCGCAGCACCCACCGCCGTACGCCGGCTCCGCGCCGCCGCGCACCCGCTGCGGCTGCGCATGCTCTCGCTGCTGACCGGCGCCGAGCTCAGCGCCGCCGAGGTGGCGCGCGCGCTCGGCACCACGCACGCCAACGCGAGCTACCACCTGCGCGTGCTGCTCGAGGCCGGCGAGGTGGTCGTCGCCGGCGAGGAGGTCGTGCGCGGCGGCGTCGCCAAGCGTTACCGCCACCCCTGGCGCGAGCGCGCGGAGCTCGAGCAGGCAGGGCCGCCCGCGGACCCGGCCGAGCTGCGCGGCTACGTGCGGGCGATGGCCGAGGAGCTGGTGCGCCGCTACGACGCCCGGGCCCCGCACACCTCGGGCACCGTCACCGCCGAGACCGCCGAGACCGCCGAGACCGCCGAGACCGCCGAGACCGACCGCGGCACCCTCACCGACGCGGAGGTCTGGGTCGACCCCGCCACGTGGTCGCGCGCCCTCGACCTGCTGCGCGAGGCCGGCGCCCTGCTGCACGACGGCGCGCGCCCCCCGGGCACGCCCGGCACCCGCCACGTCGCCCTCACTCTCGGCGCGTTCGCGATGGCCCCGCCCACCGACGAGGACCGCGGGTGA